A window from Planococcus maritimus encodes these proteins:
- a CDS encoding MBL fold metallo-hydrolase, which yields MVINRVNDRIQLIDGFDLALEQRTGSYVLMEQQLTLIETGPSPSVEHVKQGLKELGISLDEVRYIIVTHIHLDHAGGAGLLLQDCPNATLIVHPKGARHLSDPSRLIAGARAVYGDKFDDLFHPIVPVPEHRIKVKTEGDVLRIGPDCTLEFWDTPGHAKHHFGIFDPVSNGVFAGDTAGIRYAQLIEDDIDFYLPSTSPNQFDPAAMRASIERMQKQQLDVLYFGHYGATVHPQAALGQVLEWLEVFVEAGAAAYQHDESAEQLAKRLELKVMAQLADSGVEPEHRVMPYIDMDLHVSAQGLLDYFRKPN from the coding sequence ATGGTAATCAACAGGGTGAACGACCGCATTCAGCTAATCGATGGTTTCGATCTTGCCCTCGAACAGCGAACAGGCAGCTACGTCCTCATGGAACAGCAGCTGACCCTTATTGAAACAGGGCCGAGCCCGTCGGTGGAGCATGTGAAACAAGGGTTGAAAGAACTCGGCATCTCGCTTGATGAGGTCCGCTATATCATCGTGACACACATCCATCTCGACCACGCTGGAGGAGCGGGCTTATTATTACAAGACTGTCCGAATGCGACGCTTATTGTCCATCCGAAAGGTGCCAGGCATTTGTCAGACCCGAGCCGACTGATCGCTGGGGCACGCGCCGTATACGGAGACAAATTCGATGATTTGTTTCATCCGATTGTCCCGGTGCCGGAACACCGCATCAAAGTGAAAACAGAGGGCGATGTCTTGCGCATCGGTCCAGACTGCACGCTTGAATTCTGGGACACGCCGGGACATGCCAAGCACCACTTCGGCATTTTTGACCCTGTATCAAATGGGGTATTTGCAGGAGATACAGCGGGCATCCGCTATGCGCAGTTGATCGAAGACGACATCGATTTTTACTTGCCGTCCACTTCGCCGAACCAATTCGACCCCGCGGCGATGAGAGCTTCTATTGAACGGATGCAAAAGCAGCAACTCGACGTGCTTTATTTCGGACATTATGGTGCTACGGTCCACCCTCAGGCAGCGCTCGGCCAAGTGCTCGAATGGCTCGAGGTGTTTGTGGAAGCGGGAGCTGCAGCCTATCAACACGATGAATCCGCGGAGCAATTGGCAAAACGTCTGGAGCTGAAGGTTATGGCGCAGTTAGCTGATAGTGGCGTTGAGCCGGAACACCGCGTCATGCCTTATATTGACATGGACTTACACGTCAGTGCACAAGGATTGCTGGATTATTTTCGCAAGCCAAACTAA
- a CDS encoding DeoR/GlpR family DNA-binding transcription regulator, with protein MLTTERHQLILNLLKEKQSIKIQELVELTSASESTIRRDLTELEDLHKLERVFGGARRIAQNMPEPSLSDKAAKHLSEKLRIARYAASLVQTGDAIFIDAGTTTAQMIPLLKDKDVTVVTNGLSHLEALTEHGITAYLTGGFIKARTGALVGPQAIQSLESYRFDKSFLGVNGIHIDHGFTTPDPEEAAVKRRAGELAKSCYVLTDQSKYGQVSFAHIFNLSEAALIIDGLPEETVEEIERQTTIKVVTQ; from the coding sequence ATGCTGACGACGGAGCGGCATCAATTGATTTTAAATCTCTTGAAAGAAAAGCAGAGCATTAAGATTCAGGAACTGGTGGAACTCACCTCGGCTTCTGAATCCACCATTCGAAGAGATTTGACAGAACTGGAAGACCTGCACAAGTTAGAACGGGTTTTTGGCGGGGCGAGACGGATTGCGCAGAATATGCCAGAGCCGAGCCTATCGGATAAAGCAGCGAAACATTTATCGGAAAAACTGCGGATTGCCCGCTATGCAGCGTCGCTCGTCCAAACTGGGGACGCGATTTTCATCGATGCAGGAACAACCACCGCCCAAATGATTCCTTTATTAAAAGACAAAGATGTAACCGTTGTCACGAACGGCTTGAGCCATTTGGAAGCCTTGACCGAGCACGGGATTACTGCTTATCTGACTGGGGGATTCATCAAAGCGAGGACGGGCGCATTGGTTGGCCCACAAGCGATTCAGTCACTTGAGAGTTACCGCTTCGATAAAAGTTTTCTCGGGGTCAACGGCATCCATATAGACCATGGCTTTACGACACCGGACCCGGAAGAAGCGGCCGTCAAGCGAAGGGCCGGGGAATTGGCGAAGAGCTGTTATGTGCTCACGGATCAATCGAAATACGGACAAGTGAGCTTTGCCCATATCTTTAACTTAAGCGAGGCTGCACTCATCATCGACGGCTTGCCGGAAGAGACAGTAGAAGAGATCGAACGACAAACAACAATTAAGGTGGTGACACAATGA
- a CDS encoding phosphocarrier protein HPr has protein sequence MVEKQYTITDEAGIHARPASALVGSISKFQSNITLGFNGKQVNLKSILGVMSLGIAYGSTVTIAADGTDEEQAMAKIDEVLKAEGISNA, from the coding sequence ATGGTAGAAAAACAATACACGATTACAGACGAAGCAGGCATTCACGCTCGCCCGGCATCAGCACTGGTCGGCTCCATCTCAAAATTCCAATCGAACATCACACTCGGCTTTAACGGCAAGCAAGTCAACTTAAAATCGATTCTCGGCGTCATGTCACTCGGCATTGCATACGGGTCCACCGTGACGATCGCGGCAGATGGCACAGATGAAGAACAAGCAATGGCGAAAATTGACGAAGTGCTAAAAGCAGAAGGCATTTCAAACGCTTAA
- a CDS encoding 3-ketoacyl-ACP reductase: MGQVLTEKTAIITGAGRGIGRATALALANEGVAVGLIARTQKDIEQLAKEIRSLRGRAAFAVADVSDPKQVEAAVEKLTGELGTIDILINNAGVGKYGKFMELETEDWQNMLNINLMGMVHMTKAVLPQMVDKQGGDIVNISSSSGLKGTKGSSAYSASKFAVLGMSESLMQEVRPDNIRVFAMAPSRVVTSMTDTGNETEQEKEKFMQPEDIAEYIVSQLKLNPRIFIPLSKQWATNPF, translated from the coding sequence GTGGGACAAGTGTTAACGGAAAAAACAGCAATTATTACAGGAGCGGGACGAGGCATCGGCCGGGCAACTGCCCTGGCACTGGCCAATGAAGGCGTGGCCGTTGGGTTGATCGCAAGAACCCAAAAAGACATTGAACAACTGGCGAAAGAAATCCGCTCGTTGCGCGGGCGTGCTGCATTTGCGGTGGCCGATGTGTCGGATCCGAAGCAAGTCGAAGCGGCCGTTGAGAAATTGACGGGCGAACTCGGCACAATCGATATCCTCATCAACAATGCAGGAGTCGGGAAATACGGCAAGTTCATGGAACTCGAAACCGAGGACTGGCAGAATATGCTCAATATCAATCTAATGGGCATGGTTCATATGACAAAAGCGGTGCTGCCGCAAATGGTCGATAAACAAGGCGGCGATATCGTCAATATTTCTTCTTCGTCAGGACTCAAAGGCACAAAAGGCTCAAGCGCCTATAGCGCATCGAAATTCGCCGTGCTCGGCATGAGCGAGTCCTTGATGCAGGAAGTGCGTCCCGATAATATCCGTGTTTTCGCTATGGCGCCAAGCCGCGTTGTGACAAGCATGACTGATACGGGCAATGAAACCGAACAGGAAAAAGAAAAATTCATGCAGCCAGAAGACATCGCGGAATACATCGTGTCGCAATTGAAACTGAATCCGCGCATTTTTATCCCTTTGTCGAAACAATGGGCGACCAACCCGTTCTAA
- the pfkB gene encoding 1-phosphofructokinase — protein MIYTCTITPSIDYTAYLPKFESGTLNRSEEVYYYPGGKGINVSRVLSRLGLKSRALGYAGGFTGRYIEEFLATEGIETDFIDAGDITRINVKIKSEAETELNGPGPELKQHQLEQLTDKVATMAAGDWFILAGSLPASVPIQFFKDLAVSCHERGIHFVLDTSGPALEALLDTQPFLIKPNEHELGEMFGVTITTQLQAFHYAGLLVERGIQHVVVSMGGSGAIYVSRDHRYQAKAPQGKAVNTVGSGDSLVSGFIASYIQHQDPKQAFRYGVASGSATAFRSDLCELADVERLLPEVSITPFEEKDVTK, from the coding sequence ATGATCTACACATGCACAATCACGCCATCCATCGATTACACAGCGTACTTGCCGAAATTCGAAAGCGGTACGTTAAACCGTTCGGAGGAAGTGTATTACTACCCCGGTGGTAAAGGCATCAACGTTTCGCGGGTGCTTAGCCGTTTGGGCTTGAAGAGCCGAGCGCTTGGATATGCTGGGGGCTTTACCGGGCGTTATATTGAAGAGTTTTTAGCTACAGAAGGCATTGAAACCGATTTTATCGATGCTGGAGACATTACACGGATCAATGTCAAAATCAAATCCGAAGCCGAAACCGAATTAAACGGGCCAGGTCCGGAGCTCAAACAGCACCAGCTTGAGCAGTTGACAGACAAAGTGGCTACCATGGCTGCAGGCGACTGGTTCATACTTGCGGGCAGCTTGCCGGCATCCGTGCCGATCCAATTTTTCAAAGACCTGGCTGTCAGTTGTCACGAGCGCGGCATTCATTTCGTACTCGACACCTCAGGCCCTGCGCTTGAAGCCTTGCTCGACACCCAGCCTTTTCTCATTAAACCAAACGAACACGAACTGGGAGAGATGTTCGGAGTGACGATCACTACCCAACTACAAGCTTTTCACTATGCTGGCCTATTAGTGGAAAGAGGCATCCAGCATGTCGTCGTCTCGATGGGCGGCTCGGGAGCTATTTACGTTTCCCGTGACCATCGTTACCAAGCCAAAGCGCCACAAGGTAAAGCCGTGAATACGGTCGGCTCGGGAGACTCGCTCGTATCCGGATTTATCGCTTCTTATATCCAGCACCAAGACCCTAAACAAGCTTTCCGGTACGGAGTTGCCAGCGGAAGCGCCACAGCGTTTCGGTCTGATTTATGTGAACTGGCCGATGTGGAACGATTACTGCCTGAAGTCAGCATCACCCCATTCGAAGAAAAGGATGTGACAAAATGA
- a CDS encoding M14 family zinc carboxypeptidase, producing MPVQAAEPAQPTEHHHDNAISGFIDYQELQKELQRIEATSKGAVAVDVAGQSFEGRDIYTATVGTGDKVLLIQSEIHGNEKTGTVAILNMLKTLSGNSKAAKALRDEVTIVFMPMMNPDASEGDKRRNSMTWSDVVADYPELSAASPSWNYLDRGVSQSYDYGANPGFDVNRDFNPDLDYVPQAEDFPGASSEPGWFITKEAQVSRDVYKSLQAEYGTVDVFIDLHHQGMYYVDGTPDPVTLSLSAQFVPDPSSAEGAKYSDYADQYDYDFSRQLNVAAYEELQSYGNSKFTNISLYSQGLDLPGTALGSYALNGSGTVLFEVRGQTQSLGQKEKGQLVKSVERGLTGIVESVADDSVYSLDPETYEDIPLTSYRPSSN from the coding sequence ATGCCGGTACAAGCAGCAGAACCTGCACAGCCGACAGAACACCATCACGACAATGCCATTTCTGGTTTTATCGATTATCAGGAATTGCAGAAAGAACTCCAACGCATTGAAGCCACTAGCAAAGGAGCGGTTGCGGTCGATGTCGCAGGCCAATCATTCGAAGGCCGCGACATTTATACGGCAACTGTCGGGACAGGCGATAAAGTACTGCTGATCCAAAGCGAGATCCACGGCAACGAGAAAACAGGAACCGTGGCCATTCTGAATATGTTAAAAACCCTATCCGGCAATTCGAAAGCGGCGAAAGCCTTGCGCGATGAAGTGACGATCGTCTTTATGCCGATGATGAACCCAGATGCATCAGAAGGAGATAAGCGCCGCAATAGCATGACGTGGAGTGATGTCGTGGCAGATTACCCGGAACTCTCTGCAGCTTCCCCATCTTGGAATTATTTGGACCGCGGCGTCAGCCAAAGCTATGATTACGGCGCTAATCCAGGATTTGATGTTAACCGCGACTTTAACCCAGACCTGGACTATGTGCCACAAGCTGAAGATTTTCCTGGCGCATCGAGCGAACCGGGCTGGTTTATCACAAAAGAAGCCCAAGTTTCACGCGACGTCTATAAATCGCTGCAAGCGGAATATGGCACTGTTGATGTCTTTATCGACCTGCATCACCAAGGGATGTATTACGTCGATGGCACGCCAGATCCAGTCACTTTATCGCTGTCGGCCCAATTCGTTCCGGACCCATCCAGTGCTGAAGGGGCGAAATACAGCGACTATGCAGACCAATACGATTATGATTTTTCACGCCAGTTGAATGTGGCGGCGTATGAGGAACTGCAATCCTACGGCAATTCGAAATTCACCAATATCTCGCTTTATTCGCAAGGGCTCGATTTGCCGGGCACAGCGCTTGGTAGCTATGCATTGAATGGCAGCGGCACCGTGTTGTTTGAAGTGCGCGGCCAAACCCAGTCGCTCGGGCAAAAAGAAAAGGGGCAATTGGTCAAATCGGTGGAGCGCGGCTTGACAGGCATTGTAGAAAGTGTGGCTGATGACAGCGTCTATTCATTGGATCCTGAAACATACGAAGACATCCCGTTGACTTCCTATCGACCGTCGAGCAATTGA